Proteins from a genomic interval of Acetobacterium woodii DSM 1030:
- the mtnP gene encoding S-methyl-5'-thioadenosine phosphorylase, whose translation MYYSADIGVIGGSGLYELSEDVKKIEVDTPYGKPSDDISLVKVGAKTVAFLPRHGREHTINPSEINYRANIYALKSLGVKAIISPCCVGSLRFDIKPGDFVVTDQFINMTSGRKDTFFEKPKVNHISSAHPYDQKLRVLAMESAKECGITAHFGGTVVVINGPRFSTVAESRMFAMMGADVVNMTQYPEGYLCLEQEIPVVNIALTTDYDAGLEDHPDIKPVTNEDVLRVLKENETKVKALIFKLIDKLEV comes from the coding sequence ATGTATTATTCAGCAGATATTGGCGTTATTGGTGGTTCAGGTCTCTATGAATTAAGTGAAGATGTCAAAAAAATAGAAGTCGATACCCCTTATGGGAAACCTTCGGATGATATCAGTCTGGTTAAAGTCGGTGCCAAAACAGTCGCTTTTTTACCCCGACATGGCCGGGAACATACGATTAATCCTTCGGAAATTAATTATCGGGCAAATATTTATGCCTTAAAAAGCCTCGGGGTGAAAGCGATTATTTCGCCTTGTTGTGTTGGTAGTTTGCGGTTTGATATTAAACCCGGCGATTTTGTCGTAACCGATCAGTTTATCAATATGACCTCAGGTCGAAAAGATACTTTCTTTGAAAAACCGAAAGTCAATCATATTAGTTCAGCCCATCCCTACGATCAAAAACTGCGGGTGCTGGCAATGGAATCGGCTAAAGAATGTGGAATCACCGCTCATTTTGGCGGAACCGTGGTAGTTATTAACGGGCCTCGTTTTTCAACCGTGGCCGAAAGCCGAATGTTTGCGATGATGGGTGCCGATGTCGTGAACATGACCCAATATCCTGAAGGTTATCTGTGTCTGGAACAGGAAATTCCGGTGGTTAACATCGCCTTGACCACCGATTATGACGCCGGACTTGAAGATCACCCGGATATTAAGCCGGTTACTAATGAAGATGTTTTGCGGGTTTTAAAAGAAAACGAAACAAAAGTTAAAGCCCTGATCTTTAAGCTGATTGATAAGCTGGAGGTATAA
- a CDS encoding DUF2284 domain-containing protein, whose product MELKNKLSLGAKSVDYLMEEYFNRQKTLGYCKACPNFAKYWSCPPYVFDEAIFLKQFKYMHIIGRQFEVSREDLRNIRDPKAVETYCTDKLQAIKVMTWKTLLEIENEVEGVIGLIPGNCPICETTGMECARKTNQPCRNPSLMRYSLESLGFNVTDLLKYEVGMTIKWGDTYRLPEVLTSVSAILCNEEIPKEVLKKYFPDKKKSWEKKDQRNPETAFHTSETIKPEETIHGSSAAVQARAKIIDDEIPPYRPQKSWVGYKAEKNPDEEGMKKGYTVTIQGEEELIPEKTTEEVEAEKIYDEEAAPEVKAETTAMDGVSEKVVAEPEAQIGEEVAEVVEEEDDSKYQWLGFKAALDDDEIVRRPIPKMTELILDGEEEVTVEAVWETPEIPEAEQQLAATEIGVQESLEEQPVAKESLAEPEENPEVAADTPTEVVEEEDDSKYQWLGFKASLDDDDEPLVTKSTLSTLTIPE is encoded by the coding sequence ATGGAATTAAAAAACAAACTTAGCCTGGGAGCAAAAAGCGTCGACTATTTAATGGAAGAGTATTTTAATCGCCAAAAAACGCTGGGCTATTGCAAGGCATGTCCCAATTTTGCCAAATATTGGTCGTGTCCTCCTTACGTGTTTGATGAAGCAATCTTTTTAAAACAGTTTAAATATATGCATATAATTGGAAGACAGTTTGAAGTATCCCGCGAAGATTTACGGAATATTCGTGATCCCAAGGCGGTTGAAACGTATTGTACCGATAAACTTCAGGCGATCAAAGTAATGACCTGGAAAACTCTGTTGGAAATTGAAAACGAAGTTGAGGGCGTGATTGGACTGATTCCGGGGAATTGCCCGATTTGTGAAACAACCGGGATGGAATGTGCCCGAAAAACAAATCAACCTTGTCGAAACCCCAGTCTGATGCGTTATTCGTTGGAATCGTTAGGTTTTAATGTCACGGATCTGCTAAAATACGAAGTCGGGATGACCATCAAATGGGGTGATACCTATCGTTTGCCGGAGGTGCTTACTTCGGTGTCAGCGATTTTATGCAACGAAGAAATTCCCAAGGAAGTATTAAAAAAATACTTTCCTGATAAAAAGAAAAGCTGGGAAAAAAAGGATCAACGCAATCCGGAGACGGCATTTCATACCTCGGAAACCATTAAACCGGAAGAAACCATTCACGGCAGCAGTGCTGCGGTTCAGGCCAGGGCGAAAATAATCGATGATGAAATTCCGCCGTATCGGCCCCAGAAAAGTTGGGTTGGTTATAAAGCCGAAAAAAATCCTGATGAAGAGGGAATGAAAAAAGGATACACCGTCACCATTCAAGGCGAAGAAGAATTGATTCCCGAAAAAACTACCGAAGAAGTCGAAGCTGAAAAAATTTACGACGAAGAGGCAGCACCGGAAGTAAAAGCGGAAACAACAGCGATGGACGGGGTTTCAGAAAAAGTTGTAGCGGAGCCAGAAGCGCAAATCGGTGAAGAAGTGGCGGAAGTGGTTGAAGAAGAGGATGATTCCAAATATCAATGGTTAGGGTTTAAAGCCGCGCTTGACGACGATGAGATTGTCAGACGACCAATTCCCAAAATGACAGAACTGATTTTGGATGGGGAAGAAGAAGTGACGGTTGAAGCCGTTTGGGAAACCCCGGAAATACCCGAAGCGGAACAGCAGTTAGCAGCAACCGAAATAGGGGTTCAAGAATCGCTTGAAGAACAGCCGGTGGCAAAAGAAAGTTTGGCTGAACCGGAAGAAAACCCGGAGGTCGCCGCGGATACACCAACCGAAGTGGTTGAAGAAGAGGATGATTCTAAATATCAATGGTTGGGTTTTAAGGCGTCGCTTGATGATGACGACGAACCGTTAGTCACAAAGTCGACCCTATCGACGCTTACGATTCCCGAATAA
- a CDS encoding iron-sulfur cluster assembly scaffold protein, producing MEYSHEIKSMCIVGNNANHGCAPIPEEGKWVQAKDVTDISGLTHGVGWCAPQQGACKLTLNVKNGIIEECLVETIGCSGMTHSASMASEILPGKTILEALNTDLVCDAINTAMRELFLQIVYGRTQTAFSEGGLPIGAGLEDLGKGLRSQVGTTYGTLAKGPRYLEIAEGYIQKLALNKNDEIIGYSFVHLGKMMESINNGVEPAVALEKASGKYGQFDDAVKYIDPRKE from the coding sequence ATGGAATATTCTCACGAAATTAAAAGTATGTGTATCGTTGGCAACAACGCAAACCACGGTTGTGCCCCCATCCCAGAGGAGGGAAAATGGGTTCAGGCAAAGGATGTCACCGACATTTCCGGACTAACTCACGGAGTTGGCTGGTGTGCCCCTCAACAAGGTGCCTGCAAACTGACCCTTAACGTTAAAAATGGCATCATCGAGGAATGTTTAGTTGAAACCATCGGTTGTTCGGGAATGACTCATTCAGCTTCGATGGCATCTGAAATTTTGCCAGGAAAAACTATTTTAGAAGCACTTAACACGGATTTAGTTTGTGATGCGATCAACACCGCCATGCGGGAATTGTTTTTGCAAATCGTATATGGCCGTACCCAAACGGCATTCTCTGAAGGCGGACTCCCCATCGGAGCCGGTCTTGAAGATTTAGGCAAAGGCTTACGAAGCCAGGTCGGTACCACCTATGGAACCCTTGCCAAAGGCCCTCGCTACCTGGAAATTGCCGAAGGTTATATCCAGAAATTAGCACTTAATAAAAATGACGAAATTATTGGTTACTCCTTCGTCCATCTTGGTAAAATGATGGAAAGCATCAATAACGGCGTTGAACCAGCAGTTGCTTTGGAAAAAGCATCCGGTAAATACGGACAATTCGACGATGCTGTCAAATACATCGATCCAAGAAAAGAATAG